AAGAGACTTGGGCATTATCTTTATTTTATTGCATTGCGGCATAAAATGATGTTAAGACATTATGGTCTTTAATGTCAACTACAGCCTAACAGGCTGTTGAAAAAGACCTCAACAGCCATGATTACACAGATTTATAAAAACGATTACACAGATAATTCAATAGTTTAAATCTATGTAATCTATATTTTTTATCCGTGTAATCAGAGATTGTTGAGTTTTTCAACAAGCTCCTAAAGAATAGTTTGACATCATTTAAAGCACTGTGGAAAAAATGTTGTTTACCCTCTTACTTCTCACACTAATCACACTAATCCTTAACCTGCCATTCGGCTATTTGAGGTCAATGGCAAAGAGGTTTTCTCCCAAATGGTTTCTATATATACACATACCGATACCATTTGTAGTTTTGATGAGGATATGGTTAGGCTTCAGCTATAATGCAATCCCTGTTCTGCTCATAGGGGCAATGACCGGCCAGCTTTTGGGCGGATACCTGCCCCTGCTTAATATCTGCAGGGACAGGAATAAAGCAAAACAGTTGTTATGACATCTACAAAAGAACCTGCAAAAATAGGAAATATCTTATCTGCTTTTTGGCACAATAATACTCCTAAGGCAGTGGCAAATTGGTTTAGAGTCCTCAGTGTATGGCCAAAGATAGCGGGGATAAATATAGCAAAAAGGGCCGGGCCGTTAAAGATCGCAGGAAAAACCTTATATTTAACAGTAGAAACATCTGCATGGATGGAAGAGTTGAAATATATAAAGGAAGACATTATAAAAAAGATAAATAAAGAGCTTCAAGATACGACAGTTGAAGACATTGTTTTCCGCCTCGGCAAGATTACTCATGCCCAAAAAACACCCGCCCCGACCCGCCGATCCAATTCCAATCCGTTGGCGGGCAATGCCCACCCTACGCAACTCTCTCAGAAAGAAATGGATAACATTGACAGATTGGTGTCCCCTGTAAAGGATGAGGGGTTAAAAGAAACCATCCGAAGGGCAATAATAGCAAATAAATGTCAGATAATCCGTAACTAAAAATGAGCAAGCAAGCAGGGCGGCTTAATTTTTGACTTAATTGTATTGACATATTAGGGGAAAAATGTTTACCTTCACATTTTAAAATTTTTGATAAAAACTAAGGAGGCTATTATTTATGGGAATCAAAAATTATCTTTTTACATCGGAGTCCGTGACAGAAGGACATCCTGATAAGGTTGCAGACCAGATATCTGATTCGGTTCTTGATGCAATCCTTACTCAGGATCCCAAAAGCAGGGTTGCATGCGAGACGCTGGTTACTACAGGCCTTGCGCTTATAGCAGGGGAGATAACTACAAAGGCGCAGATAAATTATCCTGAGGTTGTAAGGAATACTATCAGGGATATCGGTTACACCGAGACCAGCATGGGCTTTGACGCCCATACCTGCGCTGTTATGGTAACGATTGACAAGCAGTCGCCTGATATTGCAATGGGTGTTGATACTACGGAGGGTAAGGAACAGGGCGCAGGAGACCAGGGGCTCATGTTCGGCTATGCCTGCGATCACACGCAAGAGTTAATGCCGATGCCGATACATTTTGCGCACAAGATAACAGAGAGGCTGGCAGAGGCAAGAAAGAAGGGAATATTAAAGTTTCTAAGGCCAGACGGAAAATCTCAGGTTACTATTCAATACGTTAATAACAGACCGGTAATGGTTGATACTGTGGTTGTTTCAAGCCAACATTCGCCGGATGTGGACAACAAAATATTAAGGGAAGCTATCATTGAAGAGGTGGTAAAGAAGGTTATTCCTGCCCAGTTTTTGGATAAAAATACAAAGTATTATATAAACCCAACAGGAAGGTTTGTTGTCGGCGGACCACAGGGCGACTGCGGGCTCACCGGAAGAAAGATAATAGTTGATACATACGGCGGACACGGCAGCCATGGAGGCGGGGCATTCTCAGGTAAAGATCCGTCAAAGGTGGACAGATCTGCCTCATATATGGCTAGATATGTGGCAAAAAATGTTGTTGCAGCAGGTCTGGCAGACGAGTGCGAGATACAGATTGCTTATGCTATAGGCGTTGCAGAGCCGGTATCGATCATGGTTGACACATTCGGCACAGAGAAGATTGCGCCGGAAAAGATAGTTGAGCTTATAAGAGAAAACTTCAAAATGAAACCTGCTGATATAATCAAAACGCTTAATCTTTTAAGACCTATCTACAGAAAGACCGCTGCAAACGGCCATTTCGGAAGAAATGAACCGGAGTTTACATGGGAGAAAACAGATAAGGCAGAGGCGCTGAAGAAGGCGGCAAAAATATAAAAACAGGCGATAGGCAAGGGGCAATAGGTAAAAAATTACAAAACCTATTGCCTATAGCCCATAGTCTGTATCAAATTGGAGGTTAAATGAAATATCATGTAAAAGACATTAGTTTGGCTAAAAAGGGGAAGCTAAAGATTGAGTGGGCTGAAAAGGACATGCCTGTTTTGAGACTCATCCGTGACAGGTTTGCCAAAGAAAAACCGCTCAAGGGTTATAAACTCGCTGCATGTCTGCATGTTACCACCGAGACTGCCAATCTTATGAGGACGCTCAGGGAAGGAGGGGCTGATACCTATCTCTGCGCCTCAAATCCATTAAGCACACAGGATGACACGGCTGCATCCCTTGTAAAGGATTTCGGAATACCTGTATTTGCAATAAAAGGCGAAGACAACAAGACATACTATCAGCACATAAACGCCGTATTGGATACAAAACCGAATATTACAATGGATGACGGCGCAGACCTTGTGGCTGCAATCCACGGCGAAAGAAAAGACCTGATTAAAAATATAATCGGTTCAACAGAAGAGACAACAACAGGGGTAATCAGGCTTAAGAGCATGGCAGCTAAAAATGTGCTCATGTTTCCTGTCATCGCTGTAAATGACGCTGATACAAAGCACTTTTTTGACAACAGATACGGCACAGGACAGTCAACCATTGACGGCATTGTAAGGGCAACGAACAAACTGCTTGCAGGCGCAAAGTTTGTTGTGTGCGGCTACGGATGGTGCGGCAAAGGCCTTGCCATGAGGGCTAAAGGCATGGGCGCAGATGTTATTGTAACCGAGATTGACCCGTTAAAGGGAATAGAGGCTGTCATGGACGGCTTCAGGGTTATGCCCATTGCAGACGCGGCAAAGATAGGCGATGTATTCTGCACTGTAACCGGCAATATCAATGTCATCCGAAAAGAGCATTTTAAGGTGATGAAGGACGGCGCCATAGTATGCAATTCGGGCCATTTCAATGTTGAGCTTGATATAGAGGGGCTTAAATCACTGAGTATAGGTGTAAGGACTGTCAGGGATTTTGTTGAAGAATATCTTATGAAGGACGGCAGAAGGATATGCCTTTTGGCGGACGGCAGGCTTGTAAATCTTGCATCAGCAGAAGGACATCCTGCAAGCGTTATGGACATGAGTTTTGCAAACCAGGCGCTGTCAGCAGAGTATGTGGTTAAGAACTTTAAGAAACTGGGAAAGAAGGTTTACACAGTTCCAGCGGATATTGATAAAGAAATAGCCAGATTAAAACTTATATCCATGGGCGTCAAGATAGACACCCTCACAAGCGAGCAGAAAAAATATCTTGCCTCGTGGGAGATGGGGACATAAGACCTCTATTGTAAGAGGAGTTCTCCCTGCGGCAGGCTCTATCCCTCAAGATATGAAAGATAGGGCCTGCCGATTTCCAAAAGTTTATTCAACCAATCCTCTTTACTATCTCCTTAAGAATGGCCCTGTCGTAATCCCCTACTTCACCCCTCTCCCTACCCACCAGCTTATACGCCTGGGGCCTTAACCCGTTTTGGGTTTGCTCTATATAAAAGATAAACGCATCGGGAGAAAAGACCTCCGATGGCACAAGCCATCCCCCTGTGTTCCAGAGGTTTATAAAACGACCGTTTACCCTTACCTTTCTATCATCCTTTAAAACCCTGCCGCCATAATGGGTATGACCAAACACAAGGTGAAAATCGTCTGTATCCATGCTTAATTTGACCATCTTCTCCAGATATGTGACAATCCTATCCCTCATACCATCGTCAAATACAGGGGTAGAATCCTCCTTGAAGCTGACCCCTCTTGTAGGATGGCCAGCCCTGAGACTAATCCACCTTGCCCAATCATAAATCTTTTCCCTGAGGTTATATATCCACGGGGACTTCCCCCCTTGAAACCATATTTTTTCCATAAATTCCCATGTCTTCTCTTCTATTTCCTCAAGACTGGACACAGGACCGGCTGCCTTATTCAGGGTGCTGGAAAAGAGGTGACCGTGGTCAAAAAGGAAATAACTATTATCCATCTTGATTTTGTAAAATGGGTAATAGGCCTCTACATCACCTTTATAATCTGCGGGGATACACCGCTCCATAAGGGCATTTGGCCTCTGAATACTAACCCCGGTTTTTGGAAAGCATTCTTTATAACCCTTTCCATAACGGGCCTCAAGCATCTCCACCCAGAGATGATGGTCGTGGTTTCCAGGGATGTATATAACCTTATCCACACTAACTTTTTTAAGAATAGCAGTAAGAAAGACCCTCGTATTGCTATATGCCTCTTCCGGCTTTGCCTCAGAAAGGTCTGCAATATCCCCTATAAGGATGAGTTCCTCTATACCGTTCTCAATCCCCCCGCCACCATTGGCAAGTTCTGATACCTTAGCAACAAGGATATCTAATATATTGGGGGGCTTATTATATAAAAGCCCCTCCGGCTCTCCCAAATGCAGGTCTGAAAGCGCCATGACTTTAATCTTCTTCATATTAACACCTCCCTGTCTATCTGTTAAAATTGAATCAAATCTGTTTCCGTTCCACGCTATAATATGTCAGTAAAACACGCACAAATATGGGAGGTAATTTATCTAACAGTGTCAAATAAAATCCTTATTTACTGATTAAATTTCAATCCATTTGAGGTTCATCCTTCTTAAACAGCTGACGGTGAGATAGGCGATAAGACAATTCATAAAAACAAAAAATACCAGCAGGTAGTGGAAAAAATAAATTGGTTTTCCTAACAAAAAGAAGACTTCAATAAAATCTATCACGGCTGCTGACAAACGAAATACAATAGATAACTGCACTGCCACAATGTTTTTTCCCGGATTTTTAAATCCAAGGAATTGAATATAGGCTGCGAATAGCCAGTATACCCCAACACCTCTTATAAACAGAGGCTCATTCTGGGGGGTAAAAAGAATAAACTGTTGAAAATGTTTTGCAAAAAAGATTGCATACACTCCGATCCCAATATCCCAGAAGAAAAGAACCGCCAGAAGCAGGCGCAGACGTTTTCTCGCAACTTCCTTTTGCTCCACTTTCACCTCCATATTCAAAATGCTACAGATAATCGTACCGATAAAATATCCGTTTAATCGGCTTTAAAATCTTTCTCAGGATTACGATGGGCAGCGCCTTTTTCTTAAAAGAAAAGTACTTGTCCATAGCAGTGATCCCGGAGAACCACCAGTCGCTGAACGCAGTTGCCTCTTCAATGATATCCAGGGATTTGATGAAGACCTCACTCACATTCTGCCATGGCTCATATACAGACGTATCTCCTATCCACTGAATCTCAGGTTTTCCAAATGCCTCTACAGCAAGGGGGAGAAACCTTCCAATCTTTGGGTCGTCAGGATCAATGCCCATCTTTTTGGCGCCAACCCAGTCCACAGCAATAAGGTTTTCACCGCCGAGCATTGTCTTTGTATGATTTGGTTTTGGATCAACTATAACCCCGAAGTGTCCATCGGCGCTATAAATGCCATCAATCAGACCGAAATGCACAGGAAAGCGCTTTAATGTCTCTATGGTCGGCCAGTCGTACTCCCTCTTTGAGTGGTACTCTTTTAATTTATTCTGCATAGGGAGAGTGCCATAGATATTCTTTAGGGTAAGTGTATAGTGGCAGAATACATGGGTCTTGTTTTTGGCAAAGGAGATTCTAAAATCCGCATCCCTCCATGTAGGCCCCACGAAGTGCCTGCCCAATCTCCCGCTGTAATCATACGGGACCATCTCCTCTGTCAGGTCAACTATGCGGTAATTCTTATTTGTAGAATATCCTATATACTGCGCTACCTTTACCACCTCTCTGTTTTTGTAGTAATTTCCAAATGTGCTCTGCGCTTCAACAATACTTATATTGGAAAATCCCCTGCCCGCAATCCTGTCAATAAAGGCCTCCACAAGTTCAGGGTCTGTATATGTGGAGATGTCCTTTTTAGAGTGCATAAACATAAAGTTAGGTTTGATCACCACGGAAAAATCTTTCCTGGGCTTGCCTGTTTCCTGAAAACGTTTCTCCAAAATCTCAAAAAATCGTGTCGTCTCCAGAACCTTATCCAGCAGTCCAAATTTATCATCGCCTTTAAAAACGGCTACAGTCGCAGGACCTGTGCCTTTGGGCGCCGCTGCCACCTTTTTGAGATAGAATGTCTGGACCTCAAAAAATGCCTTGTTCGCCCTGATATAAAAGAAAAGTGTTATCCAGAAGATAGAGCCGTCAACTATAAATATAACCAGATAGGCAAAGTACCTATCCGAAAAGATGAAGAAGCATAGCGCGGAGACAGCGGATGCAGATTTGGAAATAAGTAGCGGTATGACATAATCCTTATTTTTTCGGACATTGTGCTGGGCAATGTAACAGAGGGTAGTAATAGTCATCATCATGGAAAATGTCATGGAAAGCCAGAACTTCTCAACAGATATTGGAATCTCTTTCAGATTCGGCATTAAGAACCGCGAAAAAATATTTATTGCCTTGAGCATCCAATCAGGCGCAATAACAAAGGCAAAACCTACTGAAAGATAGGTTGCAGCGCTTATCGCCATAAATATCTTTAAGTGTTTTTCTTCCCTGGTCATCTCAATCATTGTCTTCCTCCTTTTATCTAAAAGGTATCCTTATCCATGGGTTCATTTGCCAGAAAGGCCGATAGTGAATATTGGGCCAGTATCTCCAACGGCCAGCATCCAAAGAGGAGAAAAAATGGGGGATAAAGAGGGTTGTGGGTAAATGTCCACACACTGCTGGCCACAGACCCTAAATATTCACTGGGATTGCCAACAATCCAGGCTGTAATAATAATACCTGCGAAAACAGGAAAATCCATCCTGTTGGATGTATAAATGCCTCCTATCAAGAGCAGAACATAGAATGACCAGAACAAGACCCCTGCCCCTCTCCAGTAATCCCCCAGGGTCAAAGGAATTTGTAAAGATATGAGTGTCAGAATGATTGGGTTCAACCATCCGGGTAAAGGGAGTTTTAGCCTTCTTATCTGCCTTATCACTACCTTGATTGATAATGTATATGCTATCAGACCCCCCAGCACCCACGCCCACACGCCAAAATTGTAAAAACCGTTAATGCCATGATATGTCCACATCCCTGACCTTACCCCGATAGTCTCCTTGATGTATTCAATTATAAATATACTCAATATGAGGGAGAGCAGGCGATGGGTTGAAATGTTCCAGGCAAGCCATATTGTTATTGAAAAACCAGCGGCGATGGAGAGATAGAAGGGCATAGATATTAACGGTATATACCCTTCGTGGAATGCTGTAAAGAGGGTAACAAGTATAAATAAGGCAGCCAAAAGAAGATTTCGCTGCCTTTCTTTGTTTATATCACCTTGCATGACTATCTCGCGGTGTAATTTGGTTAATTACAGTATCCGCATCCTATAATTTTAAATTAGGCATGTCAAGGCATGTAACATGTTTTACACCTGTCCAAAAGGACAGGCAGCAAAATTTTTACTGCGGGAGCAGGTTTGCAACCTGCTCCCTAAATTTCGTATGTGCTGCATACGAATTATTTGGGTTCAAGTTACAAACTTGAACCCGCCAAAATTTTGCCTTAATCTGTGTAATCTATATTTTTTATCTGTGTAATCAGAGATTGTTGAGTTTTTCAACAAACTCTTTAAGAATGAACTTTCCCGAAAGGAAGGGATTAAATCTTTTTGATGATCTGATTAGCCGTTTCTTCCTGAAATCTCTTTTGAATCGTTAGAATCTCATCCACCCCTTTAAAAAAGGCATCAGAGACTTGAGGGTCAAAATGACTCCCCTCGCCTTTTTTAATCTCACTGAGCGCCTCCTCATTTGAAAACGCGGGTTTATAGGGTCTTTTTGTGGTTAGGGCATCAAACACATCGCACACACCAATAATCTTTCCGGACAAAGGTATCTCATCGCTGTGAAGTCCGTGCGGATAACCGGTGCCGTCATACCTTTCATGGTGTGTGAGGGCTATCTCCTGGGCCTTCTGGAGAAGCCTTGATTCTGAAGTGGAAAGTATTAAGCCGCCAATGATGGAATGTGTCTTAATCTTTTCAAACTCCTCTGTTGTAAGTTTATCAGGCTTAAGCAGGATGGAGTCAGGCACGCCTATCTTTCCTATATCATGCATTGGCGCTGCCGCAAATATATCTTCCACCTCATCGCTTTTCATGCCTACATTCCTTGCGACAACTGCTGAATAATGACCGAGTCTCATTATGTGATTGCCTGTTTGATCATCCCGGTATTCTGCTGCCCTGGAAAGCCTGTATACTGTCTCAAGTTCAGCGGTTTTTAATCTGTCATGGGTCTTATACGCATACGCCTCCATAGCAATGCTCATATCCAGAAAAAAGACCTTTGTGAATGCGTTAATAGCATGCCGCGCCTTTTCCGGTTTATCAGGATACTTAAGAAAGATGCGGTCTATTGCAAACTGAAAAAAATGGGTGTATGCCCCTATATACCACCCGGGTCCGACCCCAATCCTTTCATGGGTATAAGCTATATTTAAACGGTCATTAAAGTAGTCCTTGCCATAATTCCCTTTTAACAGCTCTGTAAAGTATCCCTTCACCGACGGCTTCAATCTCTTTATGACATCCGTATCCATTATAAATACCGATGTCTCCTTTTGCTTTAATATATGCTCGCAAAAACCTTCAATAAATTCGTCTATATGCTGGGCAAAATCATCCTTCATGGCCATAATGGCTCTACTGTCCTTTTTTGTGACAGAGAGATATTGCAGCCATCTTTCCCTGTCATATCTATCCAGCGGTTTTTCTTTATGTATCCAGTCCCTGAGCGCCTTCATCCTTTAAACCCCTCCATTACCTTTAAGACCTTGCTGATGTATCTATCGTCTGCTGCGCCTGTTCCCCAGAAATATCGCTCTATACCCTTATGGTATCCCCATCTGCGGATATTGTCAGCAAGGATAAAGGTACCCAATTGGATATTGGTATCTGTGGAAAAGAGGTCACCCTTAACCCCGAGTTCCTCTGCCATATGCGGCATGACCTGCATCAGGCCGACTGCGCCCTTTGGGCTTACTGCATCTATCCTGCCATTGCTCTCCACAATAATAATTGCCATTACCAGTTCGGTGTCTATTCCCTGAAGGCCTGAATACTTTTCTACCATGCTGCATATAGTATAAATCTCTGAAATACCAAGTTTGGGATTGACCTTTGATAGCCTCTCACTCATGACAAGTATCTTCTCATCCGAGATAAAACGCGCTTGGATTTCAGATTGCAGATATTTGATTCGCAGGGGCAATTCATGAATTGCCCCTACCCGGGACAGCGACATTTTTGTCTCTGCCAATTCATCAGTTGCGGCCGCCATTATTAAGAGAAAA
The DNA window shown above is from Deltaproteobacteria bacterium and carries:
- a CDS encoding DUF721 domain-containing protein — encoded protein: MTSTKEPAKIGNILSAFWHNNTPKAVANWFRVLSVWPKIAGINIAKRAGPLKIAGKTLYLTVETSAWMEELKYIKEDIIKKINKELQDTTVEDIVFRLGKITHAQKTPAPTRRSNSNPLAGNAHPTQLSQKEMDNIDRLVSPVKDEGLKETIRRAIIANKCQIIRN
- the metK gene encoding methionine adenosyltransferase yields the protein MGIKNYLFTSESVTEGHPDKVADQISDSVLDAILTQDPKSRVACETLVTTGLALIAGEITTKAQINYPEVVRNTIRDIGYTETSMGFDAHTCAVMVTIDKQSPDIAMGVDTTEGKEQGAGDQGLMFGYACDHTQELMPMPIHFAHKITERLAEARKKGILKFLRPDGKSQVTIQYVNNRPVMVDTVVVSSQHSPDVDNKILREAIIEEVVKKVIPAQFLDKNTKYYINPTGRFVVGGPQGDCGLTGRKIIVDTYGGHGSHGGGAFSGKDPSKVDRSASYMARYVAKNVVAAGLADECEIQIAYAIGVAEPVSIMVDTFGTEKIAPEKIVELIRENFKMKPADIIKTLNLLRPIYRKTAANGHFGRNEPEFTWEKTDKAEALKKAAKI
- the ahcY gene encoding adenosylhomocysteinase is translated as MKYHVKDISLAKKGKLKIEWAEKDMPVLRLIRDRFAKEKPLKGYKLAACLHVTTETANLMRTLREGGADTYLCASNPLSTQDDTAASLVKDFGIPVFAIKGEDNKTYYQHINAVLDTKPNITMDDGADLVAAIHGERKDLIKNIIGSTEETTTGVIRLKSMAAKNVLMFPVIAVNDADTKHFFDNRYGTGQSTIDGIVRATNKLLAGAKFVVCGYGWCGKGLAMRAKGMGADVIVTEIDPLKGIEAVMDGFRVMPIADAAKIGDVFCTVTGNINVIRKEHFKVMKDGAIVCNSGHFNVELDIEGLKSLSIGVRTVRDFVEEYLMKDGRRICLLADGRLVNLASAEGHPASVMDMSFANQALSAEYVVKNFKKLGKKVYTVPADIDKEIARLKLISMGVKIDTLTSEQKKYLASWEMGT
- a CDS encoding metallophosphoesterase; the encoded protein is MKKIKVMALSDLHLGEPEGLLYNKPPNILDILVAKVSELANGGGGIENGIEELILIGDIADLSEAKPEEAYSNTRVFLTAILKKVSVDKVIYIPGNHDHHLWVEMLEARYGKGYKECFPKTGVSIQRPNALMERCIPADYKGDVEAYYPFYKIKMDNSYFLFDHGHLFSSTLNKAAGPVSSLEEIEEKTWEFMEKIWFQGGKSPWIYNLREKIYDWARWISLRAGHPTRGVSFKEDSTPVFDDGMRDRIVTYLEKMVKLSMDTDDFHLVFGHTHYGGRVLKDDRKVRVNGRFINLWNTGGWLVPSEVFSPDAFIFYIEQTQNGLRPQAYKLVGRERGEVGDYDRAILKEIVKRIG
- a CDS encoding DUF362 domain-containing protein is translated as MIEMTREEKHLKIFMAISAATYLSVGFAFVIAPDWMLKAINIFSRFLMPNLKEIPISVEKFWLSMTFSMMMTITTLCYIAQHNVRKNKDYVIPLLISKSASAVSALCFFIFSDRYFAYLVIFIVDGSIFWITLFFYIRANKAFFEVQTFYLKKVAAAPKGTGPATVAVFKGDDKFGLLDKVLETTRFFEILEKRFQETGKPRKDFSVVIKPNFMFMHSKKDISTYTDPELVEAFIDRIAGRGFSNISIVEAQSTFGNYYKNREVVKVAQYIGYSTNKNYRIVDLTEEMVPYDYSGRLGRHFVGPTWRDADFRISFAKNKTHVFCHYTLTLKNIYGTLPMQNKLKEYHSKREYDWPTIETLKRFPVHFGLIDGIYSADGHFGVIVDPKPNHTKTMLGGENLIAVDWVGAKKMGIDPDDPKIGRFLPLAVEAFGKPEIQWIGDTSVYEPWQNVSEVFIKSLDIIEEATAFSDWWFSGITAMDKYFSFKKKALPIVILRKILKPIKRIFYRYDYL
- a CDS encoding protoglobin domain-containing protein yields the protein MKALRDWIHKEKPLDRYDRERWLQYLSVTKKDSRAIMAMKDDFAQHIDEFIEGFCEHILKQKETSVFIMDTDVIKRLKPSVKGYFTELLKGNYGKDYFNDRLNIAYTHERIGVGPGWYIGAYTHFFQFAIDRIFLKYPDKPEKARHAINAFTKVFFLDMSIAMEAYAYKTHDRLKTAELETVYRLSRAAEYRDDQTGNHIMRLGHYSAVVARNVGMKSDEVEDIFAAAPMHDIGKIGVPDSILLKPDKLTTEEFEKIKTHSIIGGLILSTSESRLLQKAQEIALTHHERYDGTGYPHGLHSDEIPLSGKIIGVCDVFDALTTKRPYKPAFSNEEALSEIKKGEGSHFDPQVSDAFFKGVDEILTIQKRFQEETANQIIKKI
- a CDS encoding lytic transglycosylase domain-containing protein, translated to MRPILSITFFLLIMAAATDELAETKMSLSRVGAIHELPLRIKYLQSEIQARFISDEKILVMSERLSKVNPKLGISEIYTICSMVEKYSGLQGIDTELVMAIIIVESNGRIDAVSPKGAVGLMQVMPHMAEELGVKGDLFSTDTNIQLGTFILADNIRRWGYHKGIERYFWGTGAADDRYISKVLKVMEGFKG